In one window of Laspinema palackyanum D2c DNA:
- a CDS encoding aldo/keto reductase, whose translation MPLPESSRLQLTEDLTICRVLNGMWQVSGAHGPIHPQRAIASMFDYVDAGFTTWDLADHYGPAEDFIGEFRRQLAEKRGEAALENLQAFTKWVPRPGKMTRQLVEKNIDISRQRMGVDALDLMQFHWWDYQDKNYLDALKYMAELQAEGKIKHLALTNFDTEHLAIIVENGIKIVSNQVQFSILDRRPEQQMVPFCLEHGIKLLAYGTLGGGLLSEGYLGQPEPSPRVLNTASLNKYKNMQAAWGSWSLFQELLETLQKIANQYQVSIANVAVRYVLENPAVAGAIVGTRLGVAEHIQANAKVFDFQLTGADIQKIDGVCDRARNLLELIGDCGDEYRRR comes from the coding sequence ATGCCGCTACCTGAATCAAGCCGACTGCAATTGACTGAGGATTTGACGATTTGCCGCGTTTTAAATGGGATGTGGCAGGTGTCTGGTGCTCATGGTCCGATTCATCCCCAACGGGCGATCGCCTCGATGTTTGACTATGTGGATGCAGGATTCACAACTTGGGACCTAGCGGATCATTATGGTCCGGCGGAGGATTTTATTGGAGAATTTCGTCGTCAGTTGGCTGAAAAACGCGGGGAAGCGGCCCTGGAAAATCTTCAAGCGTTTACGAAGTGGGTACCTCGTCCGGGTAAAATGACTCGGCAATTGGTGGAGAAGAATATCGATATTTCCCGCCAGCGCATGGGGGTGGATGCGTTGGATTTGATGCAGTTCCACTGGTGGGATTATCAAGATAAAAATTATCTGGATGCCTTGAAGTATATGGCGGAACTTCAGGCGGAGGGAAAAATTAAGCATTTAGCCCTGACGAATTTTGATACGGAACATTTGGCGATTATTGTCGAGAATGGGATTAAAATTGTCTCGAATCAGGTGCAATTTTCAATTTTAGACCGCCGTCCGGAACAGCAAATGGTGCCGTTTTGTTTGGAGCATGGGATTAAGTTATTGGCCTATGGAACTTTAGGGGGTGGGTTACTTTCTGAAGGGTATTTAGGACAGCCAGAACCGAGTCCAAGGGTTCTGAATACGGCTTCTTTGAATAAGTATAAAAATATGCAAGCGGCTTGGGGAAGTTGGAGTTTGTTTCAGGAGTTGTTAGAAACGCTTCAGAAAATTGCTAATCAATATCAGGTGTCGATCGCCAATGTAGCCGTGCGATATGTTCTCGAAAATCCTGCGGTAGCCGGTGCGATTGTGGGAACAAGATTGGGAGTGGCTGAACATATTCAGGCTAACGCTAAGGTGTTTGATTTTCAGTTGACTGGGGCGGATATTCAAAAAATTGATGGGGTTTGCGATCGCGCCCGGAATTTGTTGGAATTAATTGGGGACTGTGGGGATGAATATCGCCGCCGGTAA
- a CDS encoding nuclear transport factor 2 family protein: MSAEPAILEANLAFYRAFQTKDMEAMSEIWSKGINTLCIHPGRKILKGWEEIRPSWQQIFKATTTLDIELQITASDSIGNLAYIALIEKVTQTSSGRKNQSLSNATNLYENMGGKWYLIHHHGSPILR, from the coding sequence ATGTCTGCCGAACCCGCCATCCTCGAAGCCAACCTCGCCTTTTATCGCGCCTTTCAGACCAAAGACATGGAAGCCATGAGCGAAATCTGGTCCAAAGGTATCAACACCCTCTGCATCCATCCCGGACGCAAAATTCTCAAAGGATGGGAAGAAATCCGCCCCTCCTGGCAACAAATCTTTAAAGCCACCACCACCCTAGACATCGAACTTCAAATTACCGCCAGCGATTCAATCGGCAACCTCGCCTATATTGCCCTCATCGAAAAAGTCACCCAAACCAGCAGCGGACGGAAAAACCAATCCCTCTCCAACGCCACCAACCTCTATGAAAACATGGGGGGAAAATGGTATCTCATCCACCATCACGGCAGCCCCATCTTGCGATAA
- the groL gene encoding chaperonin GroEL (60 kDa chaperone family; promotes refolding of misfolded polypeptides especially under stressful conditions; forms two stacked rings of heptamers to form a barrel-shaped 14mer; ends can be capped by GroES; misfolded proteins enter the barrel where they are refolded when GroES binds): MAKIISFNEESRRALERGVNALADAVRITMGPKGRNVVLEKKYGAPDIVNDGITIAKEIELEDPLENTGAKLVREVAAKTKDIAGDGTTTATVLAQAMIREGLKVVTAGANPVSVRRGIEKTVAYLLDEIQALAKPVEGDAIAQVATVSAGNDEEIGQMIALAMDKVTKDGVITVEESKSLTTELEVVEGMQLDRGYISPYFVTDNERMIVEFENPAILITDKKISSIQDLVPVLEKVARASKPLLIIAEDVDGEALATLVVNKARGVLNVAAIKSPGFGERRKAMLQDIAVLTNGQMISEEIGLSLDTATLDMLGTARKVTITKESTTIVADADDKNKTAIQTRIGQIRKELDRSDSDYDKEKLQERIAKLAGGVAVIKVGAPTETELKERKLRIEDSLNATKAAVDEGIVPGGGTTLIHLVSKIESLKASLNDEEILGADIVAKALEAPVRQIADNAGVEGSVVVEKVRESAFNVGYNALTGEYVDMIAAGIIDPAKVVRSALQNAASIASMVLTTEALVVEKPEPAGAMPDMGGMGGMGGMGGMGGMGGMGGMGGMGMM; this comes from the coding sequence ATGGCAAAAATTATTTCCTTTAACGAAGAATCCCGTCGGGCGCTAGAACGTGGGGTCAACGCCCTCGCCGATGCAGTCCGAATCACGATGGGACCGAAAGGACGCAACGTGGTCCTAGAAAAGAAATATGGCGCACCAGATATCGTAAATGATGGGATCACCATTGCTAAAGAAATCGAATTAGAAGACCCCCTGGAAAACACTGGGGCCAAACTGGTGCGCGAAGTCGCCGCCAAAACCAAAGACATTGCCGGTGATGGGACCACCACCGCCACGGTCCTAGCCCAAGCGATGATTCGCGAAGGCTTAAAAGTCGTGACTGCCGGTGCAAACCCAGTGTCAGTCCGCCGTGGGATTGAAAAAACCGTCGCCTACTTGCTAGACGAAATTCAAGCTTTGGCTAAACCCGTGGAAGGGGATGCGATCGCCCAAGTCGCTACCGTATCCGCTGGCAATGACGAAGAAATCGGTCAGATGATCGCCTTGGCGATGGATAAAGTCACCAAAGATGGCGTGATCACCGTCGAAGAATCTAAGTCCCTCACCACGGAACTCGAAGTCGTCGAAGGGATGCAGCTCGATCGCGGCTATATCTCCCCCTACTTCGTCACCGACAACGAACGGATGATCGTCGAGTTTGAAAACCCGGCTATCCTGATTACCGACAAAAAAATCAGTTCCATTCAGGACCTCGTCCCCGTCTTGGAAAAAGTGGCCCGCGCCAGCAAACCCCTCTTAATCATCGCTGAAGATGTCGATGGCGAAGCTTTGGCAACCCTGGTGGTGAATAAAGCGCGGGGTGTCTTAAACGTCGCTGCGATTAAATCCCCTGGATTTGGTGAACGCCGGAAAGCGATGCTGCAAGATATCGCCGTCCTCACCAATGGTCAGATGATTTCTGAAGAAATTGGTCTGAGTCTGGATACCGCCACCCTGGATATGCTGGGAACTGCCCGCAAGGTGACCATCACCAAGGAAAGCACCACCATTGTGGCGGATGCGGATGACAAAAACAAAACAGCGATTCAAACCCGCATCGGTCAAATTCGCAAAGAATTAGACAGAAGCGATTCCGACTACGACAAAGAAAAACTCCAAGAACGGATCGCCAAACTCGCCGGGGGTGTCGCCGTGATTAAAGTGGGCGCGCCGACGGAAACGGAACTCAAAGAACGCAAACTGCGGATTGAAGACTCCCTGAATGCCACTAAAGCAGCCGTGGATGAAGGTATCGTTCCCGGTGGCGGTACGACCCTGATTCATCTGGTGAGCAAAATTGAGTCCCTTAAAGCGAGTCTCAATGATGAAGAAATCCTCGGGGCCGATATTGTCGCTAAAGCTTTAGAAGCACCTGTGCGTCAAATTGCTGATAACGCCGGTGTTGAAGGCAGCGTGGTTGTGGAAAAAGTGCGGGAAAGTGCCTTTAATGTGGGCTACAACGCGCTAACGGGTGAATATGTGGATATGATTGCTGCGGGGATTATCGACCCGGCTAAAGTGGTGCGATCGGCCTTGCAGAATGCAGCTTCGATCGCCAGCATGGTCCTGACGACAGAAGCCCTGGTGGTTGAGAAACCTGAACCTGCTGGTGCGATGCCTGACATGGGCGGCATGGGCGGCATGGGCGGCATGGGCGGCATGGGCGGCATGGGCGGCATGGGCGGCATGGGCGGCATGGGGATGATGTAA